Proteins found in one Mercenaria mercenaria strain notata unplaced genomic scaffold, MADL_Memer_1 contig_4716, whole genome shotgun sequence genomic segment:
- the LOC128554101 gene encoding zinc finger CCCH domain-containing protein 18-like has protein sequence MCHRNLTLRKQIEVGDKTIENSKHHIYDKDLKREDVTYKEDMEFNGEPEYGESPEEHKLKEQIEQLQTQKIKAENEIKQNKLLKDKQRKEMERKRLEELKIKQEMERKKEERLRKLKAEKDRLAKELNQQENTLRSLKEETEYERKRKAERQSKDKTEIQEVLKEKDHWKGKLLKPTIPNLTEDTFDEWKIEVEVIMNSGLYEESMLRQAVRNSLCGQTRKILLTIPPSTTTKESISKLENVYGNVRSGESVLAEFYMARQGRDEGIAEWGIRLEGIIQKAIEKGHKRKPKGRNAKNKILETALQ, from the coding sequence ATGTGTCATAGAAACTTAACACTCAGAAAACAGATTGAGGTCGGAGATAAAACGATAGAGAACAGCAAGCACCATATATATGATAAAGACTTAAAAAGAGAAGATGTTACATATAAAGAAGATATGGAGTTCAATGGAGAACCTGAATATGGTGAAAGTCCCGAAGAACATAAACTGAAAGAACAGATTGAACAGCTACAAACACAGAAGATAAAGGCTGAAAATGAGATAAAGCAGAACAAATTATTAAAAGACAAACAAAGAAAGGAAATGGAAAGGAAAAGGCTTGAAGAATTAAAGATAAAACAGGAGATGGAAAGGAAAAAGGAAGAAAGGTTAAGAAAACTGAAAGCTGAAAAGGATAGGTTAGCAAAGGAATTGAATCAACAAGAGAATACTCTACGTAGTCTGAAGGAAGAAACCGAGTATGAACGAAAGAGAAAAGCAGAAAGGCAAAGCAAAGATAAGACAGAAATTCAAGaggttttgaaagaaaaagatCATTGGAAAGGGAAATTACTGAAACCTACGATACCCAACCTTACAGAAGATACATTTGACGAGTGGAAAATTGAAGTAGAAGTGATCATGAATTCAGGCCTATATGAAGAAAGTATGTTAAGACAAGCAGTAAGGAACTCCCTTTGTGGCCAAACAAGAAAGATCTTACTCACAATACCACCGTCAACTACTACAAAGGAAAGCATAAGCAAGTTGGAAAATGTTTATGGCAATGTAAGATCAGGTGAATCAGTGTTAGCAGAGTTTTATATGGCTAGACAAGGAAGAGATGAAGGAATAGCAGAATGGGGAATCAGGTTAGAAGGCATTATTCAAAAAGCAATAGAGAAAGGACACAAAAGAAAGCCAAAAGGAAGAAATGCTAAAAACAAGATTTTGGAGACAGCTTTACAGTGA